A DNA window from Peromyscus leucopus breed LL Stock chromosome 3, UCI_PerLeu_2.1, whole genome shotgun sequence contains the following coding sequences:
- the Ssmem1 gene encoding serine-rich single-pass membrane protein 1 isoform X3, with translation MSESKREEDRRRNASVSKESKETSHKRQNKDGSWDSSQVMKKPKQNQLSVVTDSEVALVSAYLEQRRGRRHSQFHRVNQIQQDSDTTECDSEESNSGVSSWKESESEHHPLPATIKRRKSVSRPRDLENYQIRERPCLHCKAMRTNEWLTRHFPPSASVMSPMKGEIQEEDLTPGINTKLSKF, from the coding sequence AAAGCAAAGAAACTTCCCATAAGCGACAAAATAAAGACGGATCCTGGGACTCATCACAAGTAATGAAGAAGCCAAAGCAGAACCAACTTTCTGTGGTAACTGACTCCGAAGTGGCTTTGGTCAGTGCCTACCTTGAACAAAGACGAGGTAGGCGCCATTCCCAGTTCCACCGCGTGAATCAGATCCAGCAAGACAGTGATACCACCGAGTGTGACAGTGAGGAATCCAATTCTGGAGTGTCCTCATGGAAGGAGAGCGAAAGTGAACACCATCCATTGCCCGCCACCATCAAGAGGAGAAAGTCAGTGTCGAGGCCAAGGGATCTGGAAAATTATCAAATCAGAGAAAGGCCTTGCCTCCACTGCAAAGCCATGAGAACCAATGAATGGCTGACCCGTCACTTCCCACCAAGTGCTTCAGTAATGTCTCCCATGAAGGGAGAGATTCAAGAGGAGGATTTGACACCTGGCATCAACACAAAATTAAGTAAATTTTGA